A region of Cyanobium sp. ATX 6F1 DNA encodes the following proteins:
- the menD gene encoding 2-succinyl-5-enolpyruvyl-6-hydroxy-3-cyclohexene-1-carboxylic-acid synthase, which yields MSPIPTGSPPGAEANLRAALTLLQALRRCGLRQLVLCPGSRSGPLAVAAALLEPFGLMLTTALDERSAAFFALGLGRGDGVAAAVVTTSGTAVANLLPAAVEADYSAIPLLLLTADRPAQLKGTGANQTVNQEQFLWGSCRRLLQGDPSGLAAMEPEAIELLALSAWEAAQGKGPERPAGPVHLNLPFDEPLHLGGEALIALARELASAGQWEVGQALAGSALGRSPAEAAGLAPELPFDLDRPGVIVAGPWRGDRAGFEAFVRLLALWRRRSGWPLLADGLSWLRGLPELGAIGGYDLFLEDPAALPPVDQVLRLGPLPASRRLQRWLTATGGLQLLISEGDERPLDPLGCAQRQWGCGLVAWSDQWRDHLAEGAPASASLDQAAQWQALEAHTQCLLDRELHPAAASEPALARQLSRLVAEGVAVMLASSSPVRDWESFADPAAPPRRIHGLRGASGIDGTLSLAAGLAQSEGRLVLLTGDLALLHDTNGWLWHRQLRARLTVVLIQNGGGGIFEQLPIRPGEAAEAWLDFDRLFAMPQPVDPLDLAVAHGVPVRRLNELGELAAALAWAEPLTLALIELRTDRRRDAALRQRLRRGLPGPDRRMAPPFAPS from the coding sequence GTGTCCCCGATCCCCACCGGGTCCCCCCCGGGAGCTGAAGCCAACCTGCGGGCCGCCCTCACCCTGTTGCAGGCGCTGCGGCGCTGCGGCCTGCGCCAGCTGGTGCTCTGCCCGGGCAGCCGGTCGGGGCCCCTGGCCGTGGCGGCAGCGCTGCTGGAGCCCTTCGGTCTGATGCTCACGACCGCCCTCGATGAGCGCTCCGCCGCCTTCTTTGCCCTCGGGCTGGGGCGGGGCGATGGGGTGGCTGCGGCGGTGGTGACCACCTCGGGCACGGCCGTGGCCAACCTGCTGCCGGCTGCCGTGGAGGCCGATTATTCGGCCATTCCACTGCTGTTGCTCACGGCCGATCGGCCCGCCCAGCTCAAGGGCACAGGCGCCAATCAGACGGTGAACCAGGAGCAGTTTTTATGGGGTTCCTGCCGGCGACTGCTGCAGGGTGATCCGAGTGGGCTGGCGGCCATGGAGCCCGAGGCCATCGAGCTGCTGGCCCTCTCTGCCTGGGAGGCCGCCCAGGGCAAGGGTCCCGAGCGGCCCGCCGGGCCCGTGCACCTGAACCTCCCCTTCGACGAGCCCCTTCACCTGGGCGGTGAGGCCCTGATCGCTCTGGCCAGGGAGCTTGCCTCAGCAGGGCAATGGGAGGTTGGGCAGGCGTTGGCCGGCTCAGCCCTGGGGCGCTCCCCCGCCGAGGCTGCCGGCCTGGCCCCAGAGCTCCCCTTCGACCTGGACCGGCCCGGTGTGATTGTGGCCGGCCCCTGGCGGGGGGATCGGGCCGGCTTTGAGGCCTTTGTCCGCCTGCTGGCCCTCTGGCGACGTCGCAGCGGCTGGCCGCTGCTCGCCGATGGTCTCTCCTGGCTGCGGGGTCTGCCGGAACTGGGCGCGATCGGCGGTTACGACCTGTTCCTTGAGGATCCCGCTGCCCTGCCGCCGGTGGATCAGGTGTTGCGGCTGGGACCTCTGCCCGCCAGCCGCCGGCTGCAGCGCTGGCTCACCGCAACGGGGGGCCTGCAGCTGTTGATCAGCGAAGGGGACGAGCGCCCCCTCGATCCCCTCGGCTGCGCCCAACGGCAATGGGGCTGCGGCCTGGTGGCCTGGAGCGACCAATGGCGCGACCACCTCGCTGAGGGCGCCCCGGCCTCCGCCAGCCTGGATCAGGCGGCCCAGTGGCAGGCGCTCGAGGCCCACACCCAGTGCCTGCTGGATCGGGAGCTGCACCCCGCCGCCGCCAGCGAACCGGCCCTGGCACGCCAGCTCAGCCGCCTGGTGGCTGAAGGGGTGGCGGTGATGCTGGCCAGCAGCAGCCCCGTGCGCGACTGGGAGAGCTTCGCCGACCCGGCGGCCCCGCCCCGGCGCATCCATGGCTTACGCGGCGCCTCCGGCATCGACGGCACCCTGTCGTTGGCCGCTGGCCTGGCCCAGAGCGAGGGGCGCCTGGTGCTGCTGACGGGCGATCTGGCCCTGCTGCATGACACCAACGGCTGGCTCTGGCATCGCCAGTTGCGCGCTCGTCTCACCGTCGTGCTGATCCAGAACGGTGGCGGGGGCATCTTCGAGCAACTGCCCATCCGCCCGGGCGAGGCGGCCGAAGCCTGGCTGGATTTTGATCGGCTGTTTGCCATGCCCCAGCCGGTGGACCCCCTCGATCTGGCGGTGGCCCATGGGGTGCCCGTTCGCCGGCTGAACGAGCTTGGGGAGCTGGCGGCGGCCCTGGCCTGGGCAGAACCTCTGACCCTGGCGCTGATTGAACTGCGCACGGATCGCCGCCGCGATGCCGCCCTGCGCCAGCGGCTGCGCCGGGGGCTTCCCGGGCCGGATCGCAGAATGGCACCACCGTTTGCCCCCAGCTGA
- the lepB gene encoding signal peptidase I: MNDSASDPAPGSAPGGAADPAAGAMARAGWRRQLFSLLLWVAVALLLRTWVIEPRWIPSGSMLPTLQLQDRILVEKIRPHLGSPLPVGTIVVFSPPDALLRAGYDPQSALIKRVVALAGDVIEVRGGQLWRNGQRVEEPWLVQPMDYELPPLTVPDGQLLVLGDNRNASLDSHLWGPLGRDRVIGTAVLRYWPLDRLGAIRLSTSPAGRPTDRLQ, from the coding sequence ATGAACGATTCCGCCTCTGATCCTGCCCCTGGTTCTGCCCCTGGAGGGGCCGCTGATCCTGCCGCTGGCGCCATGGCCCGCGCCGGCTGGCGCCGTCAGCTGTTCTCGCTGTTGCTCTGGGTGGCGGTGGCGCTGCTGCTGCGCACCTGGGTGATCGAGCCGCGCTGGATCCCGTCGGGTTCGATGCTGCCCACCCTGCAGCTCCAGGACCGGATCCTGGTGGAGAAGATCAGGCCTCACCTTGGCTCGCCCCTTCCCGTGGGCACAATCGTTGTGTTCAGCCCCCCGGATGCGCTGCTGCGGGCCGGTTACGACCCCCAGTCGGCCCTGATCAAACGGGTGGTGGCTCTGGCCGGCGATGTGATCGAGGTGCGTGGGGGGCAGCTGTGGCGCAATGGCCAACGGGTGGAGGAGCCTTGGTTGGTGCAGCCGATGGACTACGAGCTGCCTCCCTTGACCGTTCCCGATGGCCAGCTGCTGGTGCTGGGCGACAACCGCAACGCCAGCCTCGATTCTCACCTCTGGGGGCCCCTGGGCCGCGACCGGGTGATCGGCACGGCGGTGCTGCGTTATTGGCCGCTCGATCGGCTCGGGGCGATCCGGTTGTCCACCTCGCCGGCTGGACGTCCAACCGATCGCCTGCAGTAG
- a CDS encoding DUF760 domain-containing protein, with protein MFNPEFLATDSEAINGNSLIEYLQDQSPDVLQRVARSASGDIQDIIRHNVQGLLGMLPGEQFEVKIQASRDNLAGLLASAMMTGYFLRQMEQRMELEASLFGEAGLEADPGELEL; from the coding sequence ATGTTCAACCCGGAGTTCTTGGCCACAGACAGTGAAGCGATCAACGGCAACTCCCTGATCGAGTACCTGCAGGATCAGTCTCCGGATGTGTTGCAACGGGTGGCGCGCTCCGCCAGTGGCGACATCCAGGACATCATTCGCCACAACGTTCAGGGTCTGCTGGGGATGCTTCCCGGCGAGCAGTTCGAGGTCAAGATCCAGGCCAGCCGCGACAACCTGGCGGGCCTGCTGGCCTCGGCGATGATGACTGGCTATTTCCTGCGCCAGATGGAGCAGCGCATGGAACTGGAAGCGAGTCTCTTCGGCGAGGCCGGGCTGGAAGCGGACCCGGGCGAACTGGAACTCTGA